A window of the Carassius gibelio isolate Cgi1373 ecotype wild population from Czech Republic chromosome B16, carGib1.2-hapl.c, whole genome shotgun sequence genome harbors these coding sequences:
- the LOC127975131 gene encoding syntabulin-like isoform X3 has protein sequence MGPFQTYEVKEKGSMRSRIPRFVLHPLRTKAKESSASNIPLSEEESKDFDMSSQHSKRTISPNSLSSVPLGFTFADDTGCPSSQCASPTKTPSGSDNSPLSSPTLGERKVKVKRVRMNVVAEWSAPTQKHKREKQQHSPIINKGSETDFSISSSTGSYKTHETLPSNSAGKKSSSRSSGPHIRSLPVFKPAGSPTAPRDAELYAPYRTPTKAPSTTYSSSNSNSTRRTTPVRYHSCGDNHGIKPPNPEQYLTPLQQKEVAIRHLKTKLRDSQTTVCDREAEIEELKSQLGRMREDWIEEECHRVEAQLALKEARKEIKQLRQVVETMKNSLMEKDKGIQKYFIDINIQNRKLESLLHSMELAQNGCNLQDEPTLDFIFDSPERATTVKLEMELHGEEQAVEEMADSELLANDEMASRAEILEKVLMSTAVDSSQDGGTKIIPQPELSTLEPSVSENCTKGHISSNLFGAEDKGVQTDEMIYTADLQALLLQLLKLQGGGFPGLLISSTHQSQESPSAQVPKKVEDLPEAQKPIKKKEELPEAQVEEVKGIGSICNNTAQNTINDSSLVISEPKMSPPFMEELNFDLKNPKNTSSMAVVGKSHWSNNFLVDLVAVAAPVLPTVAWLYSQHGLVGGAPVYNIAALIRGCCIVGLHSLRHVSHGPDT, from the exons ATGGGACCTTTTCAGACATACGAG GTAAAAGAAAAGGGAAGTATGCGCAGCCGTATCCCTCGATTTGTCCTCCACCCTTTACGTACTAAAGCAAAGGAGTCATCAGCATCCAACATACCATTGTCAGAAGAGGAGAGCAAGGATTTTGACATGAGCTCCCAGCACTCGAAAAGAACCATCAGTCCCAATAGCCTGTCCTCAG TTCCACTTGGCTTTACCTTTGCAGATGATACTGGATGCCCAAGCAGTCAATGTGCATCGCCAACCAAGACCCCCTCAGGCTCTGACAACAGCCCACTGAGTTCACCCACTCTGGGAGAGCGCAAGGTCAAGGTGAAGAGAGTTCGGATGAACGTAGTGGCCGAGTGGAGCGCACCCACACAGAAGCACAAGCGAGAGAAGCAACAGCATTCACCAATCATAAATAAAG GCAGTGAGACAGATTTCAGCATATCTAGCAGCACTGGAAGCTACAAGACGCATGAAACTCTACCCAGCAACTCTGCAGGGAAGAAATCATCTTCTCGCAG CAGTGGGCCCCACATCAGAAGCCTGCCAGTGTTCAAACCCGCCGGAAGCCCTACTGCCCCTCGCGACGCAGAGCTTTATGCCCCATACAGGACGCCCACCAAAGCCCCCTCCACTACTTACAGCAGTAGCAACTCCAACTCTACCAGAAG AACCACTCCTGTACGCTACCATTCTTGCGGAGACAATCATGGCATCAAGCCTCCAAATCCAGAGCAGTACCTTACCCCTTTACAGCAGAAAGAGGTAGCCATACGACACCTCAAGACAAAACTCAGAGACTCACAGACCACAGTTTGTGACCG GGAGGCTGAGATTGAGGAGCTGAAGTCCCAATTGGGGCGTATGCGGGAGGACTGGATAGAGGAGGAATGTCACCGTGTGGAAGCTCAACTAGCTCTCAAAGAAGCACGCAAAGAGATCAAGCAGCTGCGCCAAGTGGTGGAAACCATGAAGAATAGCCTCATGGAGAAGGACAAGGGCATCCAGAAGTATTTCATTGACATAAACATCCAAAACCGAAAGCTGGAGTCCTTGCTCCACAGCATGGAGTTGGCACAGAATGGCTGCAACTTACAAGATGAGCCCACACTGGACTTTATCTTTGATTCTCCAGAAAGAGCCACTACAGTCAAGTTAGAGATGGAGCTACATGGTGAAGAACAAGCAGTGGAAGAGATGGCTGATAGTGAGCTGCTGGCCAATGATGAGATGGCCAGCAGAGCTGAAATTCTCGAGAAGGTTCTCATGTCCACTGCGGTTGATTCCAGCCAGGATGGTGGCACCAAGATCATTCCCCAACCAGAGCTGTCCACCTTGGAGCCAAGTGTCTCAGAAAACTGCACAAAGGGGCATATCTCAAGCAATCTCTTTGGTGCAGAAGATAAAGGTGTCCAGACTGATGAGATGATCTACACCGCTGATCTCCAAGCCCTCCTTCTCCAGCTGCTAAAGCTCCAAGGTGGTGGCTTCCCTGGTCTTCTTATTTCTTCTACCCATCAATCCCAGGAGTCACCTTCAGCACAGGTTCCCAAAAAGGTTGAGGACTTGCCTGAAGCACAAAAACCCATAAAGAAGAAGGAGGAGTTACCTGAAGCACAAGTTGAAGAAGTCAAAGGTATTGGCTCCATTTGCAACAACACTGCCCAAAACACCATTAATGATTCTAGTCTGGTCATTTCCGAACCCAAAATGAGTCCCCCGTTCATGGAAGAGCTGAATTTTGACCTGAAGAATCCCAAGAACACCTCTAGCATGGCAGTGGTCGGAAAAAGCCACTGGAGCAACAACTTCTTGGTCGATCTGGTTGCAGTGGCAGCACCCGTTCTGCCCACCGTTGCGTGGCTCTACTCCCAGCACGGTTTGGTTGGAGGGGCTCCTGTGTACAACATTGCAGCTTTAATTCGAGGCTGTTGCATTGTTGGATTGCACTCGCTCCGCCATGTCTCTCACGGGCCAGACACTTAG
- the LOC127975131 gene encoding syntabulin-like isoform X1: MGPFQTYEVKEKGSMRSRIPRFVLHPLRTKAKESSASNIPLSEEESKDFDMSSQHSKRTISPNSLSSVPLGFTFADDTGCPSSQCASPTKTPSGSDNSPLSSPTLGERKVKVKRVRMNVVAEWSAPTQKHKREKQQHSPIINKGSETDFSISSSTGSYKTHETLPSNSAGKKSSSRSSGPHIRSLPVFKPAGSPTAPRDAELYAPYRTPTKAPSTTYSSSNSNSTRRRTTPVRYHSCGDNHGIKPPNPEQYLTPLQQKEVAIRHLKTKLRDSQTTVCDREAEIEELKSQLGRMREDWIEEECHRVEAQLALKEARKEIKQLRQVVETMKNSLMEKDKGIQKYFIDINIQNRKLESLLHSMELAQNGCNLQDEPTLDFIFDSPERATTVKLEMELHGEEQAVEEMADSELLANDEMASRAEILEKVLMSTAVDSSQDGGTKIIPQPELSTLEPSVSENCTKGHISSNLFGAEDKGVQTDEMIYTADLQALLLQLLKLQGGGFPGLLISSTHQSQESPSAQVPKKVEDLPEAQKPIKKKEELPEAQVEEVKGIGSICNNTAQNTINDSSLVISEPKMSPPFMEELNFDLKNPKNTSSMAVVGKSHWSNNFLVDLVAVAAPVLPTVAWLYSQHGLVGGAPVYNIAALIRGCCIVGLHSLRHVSHGPDT; encoded by the exons ATGGGACCTTTTCAGACATACGAG GTAAAAGAAAAGGGAAGTATGCGCAGCCGTATCCCTCGATTTGTCCTCCACCCTTTACGTACTAAAGCAAAGGAGTCATCAGCATCCAACATACCATTGTCAGAAGAGGAGAGCAAGGATTTTGACATGAGCTCCCAGCACTCGAAAAGAACCATCAGTCCCAATAGCCTGTCCTCAG TTCCACTTGGCTTTACCTTTGCAGATGATACTGGATGCCCAAGCAGTCAATGTGCATCGCCAACCAAGACCCCCTCAGGCTCTGACAACAGCCCACTGAGTTCACCCACTCTGGGAGAGCGCAAGGTCAAGGTGAAGAGAGTTCGGATGAACGTAGTGGCCGAGTGGAGCGCACCCACACAGAAGCACAAGCGAGAGAAGCAACAGCATTCACCAATCATAAATAAAG GCAGTGAGACAGATTTCAGCATATCTAGCAGCACTGGAAGCTACAAGACGCATGAAACTCTACCCAGCAACTCTGCAGGGAAGAAATCATCTTCTCGCAG CAGTGGGCCCCACATCAGAAGCCTGCCAGTGTTCAAACCCGCCGGAAGCCCTACTGCCCCTCGCGACGCAGAGCTTTATGCCCCATACAGGACGCCCACCAAAGCCCCCTCCACTACTTACAGCAGTAGCAACTCCAACTCTACCAGAAG AAGAACCACTCCTGTACGCTACCATTCTTGCGGAGACAATCATGGCATCAAGCCTCCAAATCCAGAGCAGTACCTTACCCCTTTACAGCAGAAAGAGGTAGCCATACGACACCTCAAGACAAAACTCAGAGACTCACAGACCACAGTTTGTGACCG GGAGGCTGAGATTGAGGAGCTGAAGTCCCAATTGGGGCGTATGCGGGAGGACTGGATAGAGGAGGAATGTCACCGTGTGGAAGCTCAACTAGCTCTCAAAGAAGCACGCAAAGAGATCAAGCAGCTGCGCCAAGTGGTGGAAACCATGAAGAATAGCCTCATGGAGAAGGACAAGGGCATCCAGAAGTATTTCATTGACATAAACATCCAAAACCGAAAGCTGGAGTCCTTGCTCCACAGCATGGAGTTGGCACAGAATGGCTGCAACTTACAAGATGAGCCCACACTGGACTTTATCTTTGATTCTCCAGAAAGAGCCACTACAGTCAAGTTAGAGATGGAGCTACATGGTGAAGAACAAGCAGTGGAAGAGATGGCTGATAGTGAGCTGCTGGCCAATGATGAGATGGCCAGCAGAGCTGAAATTCTCGAGAAGGTTCTCATGTCCACTGCGGTTGATTCCAGCCAGGATGGTGGCACCAAGATCATTCCCCAACCAGAGCTGTCCACCTTGGAGCCAAGTGTCTCAGAAAACTGCACAAAGGGGCATATCTCAAGCAATCTCTTTGGTGCAGAAGATAAAGGTGTCCAGACTGATGAGATGATCTACACCGCTGATCTCCAAGCCCTCCTTCTCCAGCTGCTAAAGCTCCAAGGTGGTGGCTTCCCTGGTCTTCTTATTTCTTCTACCCATCAATCCCAGGAGTCACCTTCAGCACAGGTTCCCAAAAAGGTTGAGGACTTGCCTGAAGCACAAAAACCCATAAAGAAGAAGGAGGAGTTACCTGAAGCACAAGTTGAAGAAGTCAAAGGTATTGGCTCCATTTGCAACAACACTGCCCAAAACACCATTAATGATTCTAGTCTGGTCATTTCCGAACCCAAAATGAGTCCCCCGTTCATGGAAGAGCTGAATTTTGACCTGAAGAATCCCAAGAACACCTCTAGCATGGCAGTGGTCGGAAAAAGCCACTGGAGCAACAACTTCTTGGTCGATCTGGTTGCAGTGGCAGCACCCGTTCTGCCCACCGTTGCGTGGCTCTACTCCCAGCACGGTTTGGTTGGAGGGGCTCCTGTGTACAACATTGCAGCTTTAATTCGAGGCTGTTGCATTGTTGGATTGCACTCGCTCCGCCATGTCTCTCACGGGCCAGACACTTAG
- the LOC127975131 gene encoding syntabulin-like isoform X2 encodes MGPFQTYEVKEKGSMRSRIPRFVLHPLRTKAKESSASNIPLSEEESKDFDMSSQHSKRTISPNSLSSVPLGFTFADDTGCPSSQCASPTKTPSGSDNSPLSSPTLGERKVKVKRVRMNVVAEWSAPTQKHKREKQQHSPIINKGSETDFSISSSTGSYKTHETLPSNSAGKKSSSRSGPHIRSLPVFKPAGSPTAPRDAELYAPYRTPTKAPSTTYSSSNSNSTRRRTTPVRYHSCGDNHGIKPPNPEQYLTPLQQKEVAIRHLKTKLRDSQTTVCDREAEIEELKSQLGRMREDWIEEECHRVEAQLALKEARKEIKQLRQVVETMKNSLMEKDKGIQKYFIDINIQNRKLESLLHSMELAQNGCNLQDEPTLDFIFDSPERATTVKLEMELHGEEQAVEEMADSELLANDEMASRAEILEKVLMSTAVDSSQDGGTKIIPQPELSTLEPSVSENCTKGHISSNLFGAEDKGVQTDEMIYTADLQALLLQLLKLQGGGFPGLLISSTHQSQESPSAQVPKKVEDLPEAQKPIKKKEELPEAQVEEVKGIGSICNNTAQNTINDSSLVISEPKMSPPFMEELNFDLKNPKNTSSMAVVGKSHWSNNFLVDLVAVAAPVLPTVAWLYSQHGLVGGAPVYNIAALIRGCCIVGLHSLRHVSHGPDT; translated from the exons ATGGGACCTTTTCAGACATACGAG GTAAAAGAAAAGGGAAGTATGCGCAGCCGTATCCCTCGATTTGTCCTCCACCCTTTACGTACTAAAGCAAAGGAGTCATCAGCATCCAACATACCATTGTCAGAAGAGGAGAGCAAGGATTTTGACATGAGCTCCCAGCACTCGAAAAGAACCATCAGTCCCAATAGCCTGTCCTCAG TTCCACTTGGCTTTACCTTTGCAGATGATACTGGATGCCCAAGCAGTCAATGTGCATCGCCAACCAAGACCCCCTCAGGCTCTGACAACAGCCCACTGAGTTCACCCACTCTGGGAGAGCGCAAGGTCAAGGTGAAGAGAGTTCGGATGAACGTAGTGGCCGAGTGGAGCGCACCCACACAGAAGCACAAGCGAGAGAAGCAACAGCATTCACCAATCATAAATAAAG GCAGTGAGACAGATTTCAGCATATCTAGCAGCACTGGAAGCTACAAGACGCATGAAACTCTACCCAGCAACTCTGCAGGGAAGAAATCATCTTCTCGCAG TGGGCCCCACATCAGAAGCCTGCCAGTGTTCAAACCCGCCGGAAGCCCTACTGCCCCTCGCGACGCAGAGCTTTATGCCCCATACAGGACGCCCACCAAAGCCCCCTCCACTACTTACAGCAGTAGCAACTCCAACTCTACCAGAAG AAGAACCACTCCTGTACGCTACCATTCTTGCGGAGACAATCATGGCATCAAGCCTCCAAATCCAGAGCAGTACCTTACCCCTTTACAGCAGAAAGAGGTAGCCATACGACACCTCAAGACAAAACTCAGAGACTCACAGACCACAGTTTGTGACCG GGAGGCTGAGATTGAGGAGCTGAAGTCCCAATTGGGGCGTATGCGGGAGGACTGGATAGAGGAGGAATGTCACCGTGTGGAAGCTCAACTAGCTCTCAAAGAAGCACGCAAAGAGATCAAGCAGCTGCGCCAAGTGGTGGAAACCATGAAGAATAGCCTCATGGAGAAGGACAAGGGCATCCAGAAGTATTTCATTGACATAAACATCCAAAACCGAAAGCTGGAGTCCTTGCTCCACAGCATGGAGTTGGCACAGAATGGCTGCAACTTACAAGATGAGCCCACACTGGACTTTATCTTTGATTCTCCAGAAAGAGCCACTACAGTCAAGTTAGAGATGGAGCTACATGGTGAAGAACAAGCAGTGGAAGAGATGGCTGATAGTGAGCTGCTGGCCAATGATGAGATGGCCAGCAGAGCTGAAATTCTCGAGAAGGTTCTCATGTCCACTGCGGTTGATTCCAGCCAGGATGGTGGCACCAAGATCATTCCCCAACCAGAGCTGTCCACCTTGGAGCCAAGTGTCTCAGAAAACTGCACAAAGGGGCATATCTCAAGCAATCTCTTTGGTGCAGAAGATAAAGGTGTCCAGACTGATGAGATGATCTACACCGCTGATCTCCAAGCCCTCCTTCTCCAGCTGCTAAAGCTCCAAGGTGGTGGCTTCCCTGGTCTTCTTATTTCTTCTACCCATCAATCCCAGGAGTCACCTTCAGCACAGGTTCCCAAAAAGGTTGAGGACTTGCCTGAAGCACAAAAACCCATAAAGAAGAAGGAGGAGTTACCTGAAGCACAAGTTGAAGAAGTCAAAGGTATTGGCTCCATTTGCAACAACACTGCCCAAAACACCATTAATGATTCTAGTCTGGTCATTTCCGAACCCAAAATGAGTCCCCCGTTCATGGAAGAGCTGAATTTTGACCTGAAGAATCCCAAGAACACCTCTAGCATGGCAGTGGTCGGAAAAAGCCACTGGAGCAACAACTTCTTGGTCGATCTGGTTGCAGTGGCAGCACCCGTTCTGCCCACCGTTGCGTGGCTCTACTCCCAGCACGGTTTGGTTGGAGGGGCTCCTGTGTACAACATTGCAGCTTTAATTCGAGGCTGTTGCATTGTTGGATTGCACTCGCTCCGCCATGTCTCTCACGGGCCAGACACTTAG
- the LOC127975131 gene encoding syntabulin-like isoform X5, which translates to MGPFQTYEVKEKGSMRSRIPRFVLHPLRTKAKESSASNIPLSEEESKDFDMSSQHSKRTISPNSLSSDDTGCPSSQCASPTKTPSGSDNSPLSSPTLGERKVKVKRVRMNVVAEWSAPTQKHKREKQQHSPIINKGSETDFSISSSTGSYKTHETLPSNSAGKKSSSRSGPHIRSLPVFKPAGSPTAPRDAELYAPYRTPTKAPSTTYSSSNSNSTRRRTTPVRYHSCGDNHGIKPPNPEQYLTPLQQKEVAIRHLKTKLRDSQTTVCDREAEIEELKSQLGRMREDWIEEECHRVEAQLALKEARKEIKQLRQVVETMKNSLMEKDKGIQKYFIDINIQNRKLESLLHSMELAQNGCNLQDEPTLDFIFDSPERATTVKLEMELHGEEQAVEEMADSELLANDEMASRAEILEKVLMSTAVDSSQDGGTKIIPQPELSTLEPSVSENCTKGHISSNLFGAEDKGVQTDEMIYTADLQALLLQLLKLQGGGFPGLLISSTHQSQESPSAQVPKKVEDLPEAQKPIKKKEELPEAQVEEVKGIGSICNNTAQNTINDSSLVISEPKMSPPFMEELNFDLKNPKNTSSMAVVGKSHWSNNFLVDLVAVAAPVLPTVAWLYSQHGLVGGAPVYNIAALIRGCCIVGLHSLRHVSHGPDT; encoded by the exons ATGGGACCTTTTCAGACATACGAG GTAAAAGAAAAGGGAAGTATGCGCAGCCGTATCCCTCGATTTGTCCTCCACCCTTTACGTACTAAAGCAAAGGAGTCATCAGCATCCAACATACCATTGTCAGAAGAGGAGAGCAAGGATTTTGACATGAGCTCCCAGCACTCGAAAAGAACCATCAGTCCCAATAGCCTGTCCTCAG ATGATACTGGATGCCCAAGCAGTCAATGTGCATCGCCAACCAAGACCCCCTCAGGCTCTGACAACAGCCCACTGAGTTCACCCACTCTGGGAGAGCGCAAGGTCAAGGTGAAGAGAGTTCGGATGAACGTAGTGGCCGAGTGGAGCGCACCCACACAGAAGCACAAGCGAGAGAAGCAACAGCATTCACCAATCATAAATAAAG GCAGTGAGACAGATTTCAGCATATCTAGCAGCACTGGAAGCTACAAGACGCATGAAACTCTACCCAGCAACTCTGCAGGGAAGAAATCATCTTCTCGCAG TGGGCCCCACATCAGAAGCCTGCCAGTGTTCAAACCCGCCGGAAGCCCTACTGCCCCTCGCGACGCAGAGCTTTATGCCCCATACAGGACGCCCACCAAAGCCCCCTCCACTACTTACAGCAGTAGCAACTCCAACTCTACCAGAAG AAGAACCACTCCTGTACGCTACCATTCTTGCGGAGACAATCATGGCATCAAGCCTCCAAATCCAGAGCAGTACCTTACCCCTTTACAGCAGAAAGAGGTAGCCATACGACACCTCAAGACAAAACTCAGAGACTCACAGACCACAGTTTGTGACCG GGAGGCTGAGATTGAGGAGCTGAAGTCCCAATTGGGGCGTATGCGGGAGGACTGGATAGAGGAGGAATGTCACCGTGTGGAAGCTCAACTAGCTCTCAAAGAAGCACGCAAAGAGATCAAGCAGCTGCGCCAAGTGGTGGAAACCATGAAGAATAGCCTCATGGAGAAGGACAAGGGCATCCAGAAGTATTTCATTGACATAAACATCCAAAACCGAAAGCTGGAGTCCTTGCTCCACAGCATGGAGTTGGCACAGAATGGCTGCAACTTACAAGATGAGCCCACACTGGACTTTATCTTTGATTCTCCAGAAAGAGCCACTACAGTCAAGTTAGAGATGGAGCTACATGGTGAAGAACAAGCAGTGGAAGAGATGGCTGATAGTGAGCTGCTGGCCAATGATGAGATGGCCAGCAGAGCTGAAATTCTCGAGAAGGTTCTCATGTCCACTGCGGTTGATTCCAGCCAGGATGGTGGCACCAAGATCATTCCCCAACCAGAGCTGTCCACCTTGGAGCCAAGTGTCTCAGAAAACTGCACAAAGGGGCATATCTCAAGCAATCTCTTTGGTGCAGAAGATAAAGGTGTCCAGACTGATGAGATGATCTACACCGCTGATCTCCAAGCCCTCCTTCTCCAGCTGCTAAAGCTCCAAGGTGGTGGCTTCCCTGGTCTTCTTATTTCTTCTACCCATCAATCCCAGGAGTCACCTTCAGCACAGGTTCCCAAAAAGGTTGAGGACTTGCCTGAAGCACAAAAACCCATAAAGAAGAAGGAGGAGTTACCTGAAGCACAAGTTGAAGAAGTCAAAGGTATTGGCTCCATTTGCAACAACACTGCCCAAAACACCATTAATGATTCTAGTCTGGTCATTTCCGAACCCAAAATGAGTCCCCCGTTCATGGAAGAGCTGAATTTTGACCTGAAGAATCCCAAGAACACCTCTAGCATGGCAGTGGTCGGAAAAAGCCACTGGAGCAACAACTTCTTGGTCGATCTGGTTGCAGTGGCAGCACCCGTTCTGCCCACCGTTGCGTGGCTCTACTCCCAGCACGGTTTGGTTGGAGGGGCTCCTGTGTACAACATTGCAGCTTTAATTCGAGGCTGTTGCATTGTTGGATTGCACTCGCTCCGCCATGTCTCTCACGGGCCAGACACTTAG
- the LOC127975131 gene encoding syntabulin-like isoform X6, translating into MGPFQTYEVKEKGSMRSRIPRFVLHPLRTKAKESSASNIPLSEEESKDFDMSSQHSKRTISPNSLSSDDTGCPSSQCASPTKTPSGSDNSPLSSPTLGERKVKVKRVRMNVVAEWSAPTQKHKREKQQHSPIINKGSETDFSISSSTGSYKTHETLPSNSAGKKSSSRSGPHIRSLPVFKPAGSPTAPRDAELYAPYRTPTKAPSTTYSSSNSNSTRRTTPVRYHSCGDNHGIKPPNPEQYLTPLQQKEVAIRHLKTKLRDSQTTVCDREAEIEELKSQLGRMREDWIEEECHRVEAQLALKEARKEIKQLRQVVETMKNSLMEKDKGIQKYFIDINIQNRKLESLLHSMELAQNGCNLQDEPTLDFIFDSPERATTVKLEMELHGEEQAVEEMADSELLANDEMASRAEILEKVLMSTAVDSSQDGGTKIIPQPELSTLEPSVSENCTKGHISSNLFGAEDKGVQTDEMIYTADLQALLLQLLKLQGGGFPGLLISSTHQSQESPSAQVPKKVEDLPEAQKPIKKKEELPEAQVEEVKGIGSICNNTAQNTINDSSLVISEPKMSPPFMEELNFDLKNPKNTSSMAVVGKSHWSNNFLVDLVAVAAPVLPTVAWLYSQHGLVGGAPVYNIAALIRGCCIVGLHSLRHVSHGPDT; encoded by the exons ATGGGACCTTTTCAGACATACGAG GTAAAAGAAAAGGGAAGTATGCGCAGCCGTATCCCTCGATTTGTCCTCCACCCTTTACGTACTAAAGCAAAGGAGTCATCAGCATCCAACATACCATTGTCAGAAGAGGAGAGCAAGGATTTTGACATGAGCTCCCAGCACTCGAAAAGAACCATCAGTCCCAATAGCCTGTCCTCAG ATGATACTGGATGCCCAAGCAGTCAATGTGCATCGCCAACCAAGACCCCCTCAGGCTCTGACAACAGCCCACTGAGTTCACCCACTCTGGGAGAGCGCAAGGTCAAGGTGAAGAGAGTTCGGATGAACGTAGTGGCCGAGTGGAGCGCACCCACACAGAAGCACAAGCGAGAGAAGCAACAGCATTCACCAATCATAAATAAAG GCAGTGAGACAGATTTCAGCATATCTAGCAGCACTGGAAGCTACAAGACGCATGAAACTCTACCCAGCAACTCTGCAGGGAAGAAATCATCTTCTCGCAG TGGGCCCCACATCAGAAGCCTGCCAGTGTTCAAACCCGCCGGAAGCCCTACTGCCCCTCGCGACGCAGAGCTTTATGCCCCATACAGGACGCCCACCAAAGCCCCCTCCACTACTTACAGCAGTAGCAACTCCAACTCTACCAGAAG AACCACTCCTGTACGCTACCATTCTTGCGGAGACAATCATGGCATCAAGCCTCCAAATCCAGAGCAGTACCTTACCCCTTTACAGCAGAAAGAGGTAGCCATACGACACCTCAAGACAAAACTCAGAGACTCACAGACCACAGTTTGTGACCG GGAGGCTGAGATTGAGGAGCTGAAGTCCCAATTGGGGCGTATGCGGGAGGACTGGATAGAGGAGGAATGTCACCGTGTGGAAGCTCAACTAGCTCTCAAAGAAGCACGCAAAGAGATCAAGCAGCTGCGCCAAGTGGTGGAAACCATGAAGAATAGCCTCATGGAGAAGGACAAGGGCATCCAGAAGTATTTCATTGACATAAACATCCAAAACCGAAAGCTGGAGTCCTTGCTCCACAGCATGGAGTTGGCACAGAATGGCTGCAACTTACAAGATGAGCCCACACTGGACTTTATCTTTGATTCTCCAGAAAGAGCCACTACAGTCAAGTTAGAGATGGAGCTACATGGTGAAGAACAAGCAGTGGAAGAGATGGCTGATAGTGAGCTGCTGGCCAATGATGAGATGGCCAGCAGAGCTGAAATTCTCGAGAAGGTTCTCATGTCCACTGCGGTTGATTCCAGCCAGGATGGTGGCACCAAGATCATTCCCCAACCAGAGCTGTCCACCTTGGAGCCAAGTGTCTCAGAAAACTGCACAAAGGGGCATATCTCAAGCAATCTCTTTGGTGCAGAAGATAAAGGTGTCCAGACTGATGAGATGATCTACACCGCTGATCTCCAAGCCCTCCTTCTCCAGCTGCTAAAGCTCCAAGGTGGTGGCTTCCCTGGTCTTCTTATTTCTTCTACCCATCAATCCCAGGAGTCACCTTCAGCACAGGTTCCCAAAAAGGTTGAGGACTTGCCTGAAGCACAAAAACCCATAAAGAAGAAGGAGGAGTTACCTGAAGCACAAGTTGAAGAAGTCAAAGGTATTGGCTCCATTTGCAACAACACTGCCCAAAACACCATTAATGATTCTAGTCTGGTCATTTCCGAACCCAAAATGAGTCCCCCGTTCATGGAAGAGCTGAATTTTGACCTGAAGAATCCCAAGAACACCTCTAGCATGGCAGTGGTCGGAAAAAGCCACTGGAGCAACAACTTCTTGGTCGATCTGGTTGCAGTGGCAGCACCCGTTCTGCCCACCGTTGCGTGGCTCTACTCCCAGCACGGTTTGGTTGGAGGGGCTCCTGTGTACAACATTGCAGCTTTAATTCGAGGCTGTTGCATTGTTGGATTGCACTCGCTCCGCCATGTCTCTCACGGGCCAGACACTTAG